In a genomic window of Polycladomyces abyssicola:
- a CDS encoding adenine deaminase C-terminal domain-containing protein: MVLPMDSKERRKLVETAMGRRSPSLVLSGAEVLNVYTGRMERADVAVAGRWIAYVGDLEEARIRPETGTRVLDVSGCVLVPGYIEVHAHPFILYNPVTLAEHVLPLGTTMLISDNLFFFLWLKEKEIIRLWEELSRLPVKYGWWARLDPQTHLPESLSHLLDDERVRRFLHHPLVLQAGELSDWMPLLNGDERMHGWIGTAHEWNKRVEGHAPGASYRTLARLAAAGVTGDHESISPDEVWDRLRLGYMVTLRHSSLRPDLPVLMEGLVREREVPWHRLMMTTDGPSPSYFRHGFVDQLIRTAIEAGCDPVRAYQMVTINPAVYYRMDERIGGIAPGRLADINVLSSLDEPVPLKVIANGELVAADGQWVKSPPSIEWTRFSVMQRSFTWRADVQQLRWQVKEGETVPVLNLINPVITKLTEETVSTGPDGVALSEDDDRLFAYLIDRNGRWITRSLIRGFGRNIDALVSTYNGSGDCLVIGRNIEAMAQAVRRTFDDGGGITWIQGGETYFHLPLPLLGMMSEWPMEKLVEKTDELTDKLKRFGHPYYDPIYTFLFLTSTNLPQARLTADGVLRVKDRTFVYPAERWG, translated from the coding sequence ATGGTTTTGCCGATGGATAGCAAAGAACGGAGGAAGTTGGTCGAAACGGCGATGGGACGCCGATCACCTTCCCTTGTTCTGAGTGGAGCGGAAGTACTCAATGTGTATACGGGTCGGATGGAGCGAGCTGATGTGGCTGTGGCGGGCCGGTGGATTGCTTATGTGGGTGATCTGGAAGAGGCCCGCATCCGGCCGGAAACGGGTACGCGCGTGCTGGATGTATCGGGTTGCGTGCTCGTTCCCGGATATATCGAAGTACATGCCCATCCGTTTATTTTGTATAATCCCGTCACGCTGGCCGAGCATGTCTTGCCGCTCGGGACCACCATGCTCATAAGTGACAATTTGTTCTTTTTCCTCTGGTTGAAAGAAAAGGAGATAATCCGACTCTGGGAAGAACTGTCCCGTTTACCGGTCAAATATGGATGGTGGGCGCGTTTGGACCCGCAAACCCATTTGCCGGAATCCCTGTCTCATCTGTTGGACGATGAGCGGGTCCGTCGGTTTTTGCACCATCCGCTGGTGTTACAGGCGGGTGAGCTGTCCGACTGGATGCCGCTGTTGAATGGGGACGAACGAATGCATGGATGGATTGGAACGGCTCATGAGTGGAACAAAAGGGTGGAAGGTCATGCACCCGGTGCCTCCTACCGTACATTGGCACGGTTGGCCGCAGCGGGGGTGACGGGGGATCATGAAAGTATTTCACCGGATGAAGTGTGGGACCGTCTGCGTCTTGGATACATGGTAACGCTTCGACACAGTTCGCTTCGTCCTGATTTGCCGGTGTTGATGGAAGGATTGGTGCGGGAACGAGAAGTGCCGTGGCATCGACTGATGATGACCACGGATGGGCCGTCTCCGTCCTATTTTCGTCACGGGTTCGTTGATCAACTGATTCGAACGGCCATCGAGGCCGGGTGTGATCCAGTTCGGGCGTATCAGATGGTGACGATCAATCCGGCCGTGTATTACCGCATGGATGAACGAATCGGGGGAATCGCACCAGGGCGACTCGCAGATATCAATGTGCTTTCTTCACTGGACGAGCCTGTCCCCCTGAAAGTGATCGCCAACGGAGAACTGGTGGCGGCTGATGGACAGTGGGTGAAATCACCACCGTCCATCGAGTGGACGCGTTTTTCTGTCATGCAACGATCTTTCACGTGGCGGGCGGATGTGCAGCAACTGCGATGGCAGGTAAAAGAAGGAGAAACTGTGCCTGTGCTCAATCTGATCAACCCCGTGATCACCAAGCTGACCGAAGAAACCGTATCAACAGGACCCGACGGGGTTGCATTGTCCGAGGATGACGACCGGCTGTTTGCCTATCTGATTGACCGGAACGGACGCTGGATCACACGGAGCTTGATTCGTGGGTTCGGTCGAAACATCGATGCATTGGTATCCACTTACAATGGTTCCGGCGATTGTCTGGTGATCGGTAGAAACATCGAAGCGATGGCTCAAGCCGTTCGTCGCACATTCGACGATGGCGGTGGGATCACATGGATACAAGGAGGAGAGACGTATTTTCATTTGCCGCTTCCGCTTTTGGGCATGATGAGTGAATGGCCGATGGAAAAGTTGGTCGAGAAAACAGACGAGCTGACGGATAAACTGAAGCGGTTTGGCCATCCGTATTACGATCCCATCTACACGTTTTTGTTCCTTACCTCCACAAATCTCCCGCAGGCCCGGTTGACAGCGGACGGTGTCTTACGGGTGAAGGACCGGACGTTCGTGTATCCGGCAGAGCGGTGGGGGTAA
- a CDS encoding MarR family winged helix-turn-helix transcriptional regulator yields the protein MRETDNWVDRFDAALRSVAQHLGANIVLQAPFDLTPGQVFLLHLIKTEEHCTVSQLAEKMEVKPSAITVMLDRLESRRYIERFRDQQDRRVVIVQLTETGSDVLQKIWNLRKRVVGYCLNQLDGEELTVFIQAFEKLARIAADLDVQQFISTINDEEKRGNRDGNHT from the coding sequence GTGAGAGAAACGGACAACTGGGTTGATCGGTTTGATGCCGCCCTCCGATCCGTTGCACAGCATTTGGGAGCGAACATTGTATTGCAGGCACCGTTCGATCTGACACCGGGTCAAGTGTTTTTGTTGCACTTGATTAAAACAGAAGAACACTGCACGGTATCGCAGTTGGCAGAAAAAATGGAGGTCAAACCCAGTGCCATCACCGTCATGCTGGACCGGTTGGAAAGCCGCCGTTATATTGAACGGTTCCGAGATCAACAGGATCGCCGCGTGGTCATCGTTCAATTGACGGAAACCGGTTCGGACGTGTTGCAAAAAATCTGGAACCTGCGCAAACGTGTGGTCGGATACTGTTTGAATCAATTGGATGGTGAAGAGCTCACCGTTTTCATCCAGGCATTTGAAAAGCTGGCTCGTATCGCGGCCGATCTGGATGTACAGCAGTTTATATCAACGATCAATGACGAAGAGAAAAGGGGGAATAGGGATGGAAACCACACATGA
- a CDS encoding MDR family MFS transporter, with product METTHDQVEWDTPSTNRRGVLIAGLIIAMLFGALDQTIVGTAMPRIVGELGGLSLLTWVTTAYMLTATTVVPITGKLADLMGRKMVYVAGLTIFVIGSALCGAAQNMIELILFRGFQGIGGGMMMPMAMIIIGDLFEGKERAKWQGVFGAIFGLSSVIGPQLGGWLVDALNWRWVFYINLPIGILAAILIAIGLKGHRSSTSVRLDWAGMLTMVLGVVSLLLALSLGGKEYEWTSWQILGLFALGLVSLILFARVEARATEPIFPFRLFRNRTFTIINSIGFLMSVGMFGSIMFVPLFMQGVTGVSASASGTVMTPMMITMIVGSVLGGQLVYKIGMRVQMALGMLIMAGGFVLLSTMDIYTSAFTASVYMVILGLGMGLVMPLLTLALQESFPRSERGVVTSSSQFFRQIGGTFGMTVLGAVMNARSSETLNEKMAPLLQNLPGEMASRLSSMMQGDAQSLYNSLLNPAMLTKLPPTFVDVLKTSLVDSLHSVFLFGLIFVLLGAVCTLFMGRIQLSDHKPEQAQAE from the coding sequence ATGGAAACCACACATGATCAAGTGGAATGGGATACCCCTTCTACGAACCGTCGAGGGGTATTGATCGCTGGTTTGATTATCGCCATGCTATTTGGCGCATTGGATCAAACGATCGTGGGTACGGCCATGCCGCGAATCGTGGGTGAACTGGGTGGACTTTCGTTGTTGACTTGGGTCACCACCGCGTATATGCTGACAGCCACCACCGTGGTTCCCATTACCGGAAAGTTGGCCGATTTGATGGGGCGCAAGATGGTGTATGTGGCCGGTCTGACCATCTTTGTGATCGGTTCGGCACTGTGCGGGGCCGCACAAAACATGATTGAACTGATCCTGTTTCGTGGTTTTCAGGGCATCGGCGGCGGCATGATGATGCCGATGGCGATGATCATCATCGGAGATCTGTTCGAAGGAAAAGAACGAGCAAAATGGCAAGGTGTCTTTGGGGCGATTTTCGGTCTTTCCTCCGTGATCGGTCCCCAGTTGGGCGGATGGTTGGTGGACGCGCTCAACTGGAGATGGGTATTCTATATCAACCTGCCGATCGGGATACTGGCGGCTATTCTGATCGCGATCGGGCTGAAGGGACACCGATCCTCCACATCCGTTCGATTGGACTGGGCCGGCATGTTGACGATGGTGTTGGGTGTGGTCAGTCTGCTCCTCGCGCTATCCCTCGGCGGAAAAGAGTATGAATGGACTTCATGGCAAATACTCGGACTGTTTGCGTTGGGACTGGTGTCGTTGATTCTGTTTGCCCGTGTGGAAGCCCGGGCGACCGAACCGATTTTCCCGTTTCGTCTCTTTCGGAACCGGACGTTTACCATCATCAACAGTATTGGTTTCCTGATGAGTGTCGGCATGTTCGGCTCCATCATGTTTGTTCCCTTGTTCATGCAAGGTGTGACGGGGGTCAGTGCATCCGCTTCCGGCACTGTCATGACTCCGATGATGATTACCATGATTGTGGGTAGCGTGTTGGGCGGGCAGTTGGTGTATAAGATCGGGATGCGGGTTCAAATGGCGTTGGGTATGCTGATCATGGCCGGCGGTTTTGTTCTGCTCTCCACCATGGATATTTATACTTCCGCTTTTACCGCGTCGGTCTACATGGTGATACTGGGATTGGGAATGGGCTTGGTCATGCCGCTCTTGACGCTGGCGTTGCAAGAGAGTTTCCCGCGCTCCGAGCGGGGAGTGGTCACTTCATCCAGTCAATTTTTCCGACAGATCGGCGGCACGTTCGGGATGACAGTGCTGGGAGCGGTGATGAATGCCCGATCCAGTGAGACGTTGAACGAAAAAATGGCACCGCTGCTTCAGAATCTGCCTGGTGAGATGGCCTCTCGGCTATCGTCGATGATGCAAGGTGATGCACAAAGTCTTTATAATTCCCTATTGAATCCGGCGATGTTGACCAAATTGCCGCCGACCTTCGTGGATGTTTTGAAAACGTCGTTGGTCGATTCGTTGCACAGCGTCTTCCTTTTCGGATTGATCTTTGTGCTGCTCGGTGCTGTTTGTACTCTTTTTATGGGCCGCATTCAACTCTCCGATCACAAACCGGAACAAGCGCAAGCGGAATAA
- a CDS encoding UDP-glucose dehydrogenase family protein has protein sequence MNVTVIGLGYVGLTTAAALAELGHCVVGVDIDNVKIEKLNRGDVPVWEPELAPLIAKNRQAQRLAFTTDVHNAASQADVILVAVGTPAGPEGKPDLTQLERAVSDLTDCLPSDALLIIKSTVPVGTTDQIATRLQRDVVHNPEFLRQGSAVHDFFHPDRIVIGCESKWAAGRMCRLYQGITAPMIVCDRRSAEMIKYTANAFLAMKISYINMIADLCESLDANVEDVARGIGADHRIGHAFLQAGAGYGGSCFPKDTQALLYMGAQTGCSLPLVESADQINQLRPRRLVTKAERALGTLSGKRVALLGLTYKPQTDDVRSAPSIAVSRMLLEKGAEVHAYDPRARRFPVQQVAISPDVDTAVRDVDAVMILTEWDEFRHMDWKRLLPTLRCPVIIDGRNLYRLEEMRELGTTYPLHYLSVGRPEVNTWR, from the coding sequence ATGAACGTCACCGTAATCGGCCTGGGATATGTAGGCCTCACCACCGCCGCTGCGTTAGCGGAGCTCGGTCACTGTGTGGTCGGTGTTGACATCGACAACGTTAAAATCGAGAAGCTGAATCGAGGGGATGTACCTGTATGGGAACCGGAACTGGCTCCCCTGATCGCGAAAAATCGGCAGGCACAACGGCTGGCTTTCACCACGGACGTTCACAACGCCGCTTCACAAGCTGATGTGATCCTTGTCGCAGTAGGGACCCCTGCCGGCCCGGAAGGAAAACCGGATTTGACTCAACTGGAACGTGCCGTATCGGATCTCACCGATTGTCTGCCTTCGGACGCACTCCTTATCATCAAAAGCACGGTTCCGGTGGGAACTACCGATCAAATCGCCACCCGTCTCCAACGGGACGTGGTTCACAATCCGGAGTTTTTGCGTCAAGGGAGTGCCGTGCACGACTTTTTCCACCCGGACCGCATCGTGATCGGGTGCGAATCCAAGTGGGCCGCGGGGCGTATGTGCCGGCTCTATCAAGGTATCACCGCACCTATGATCGTATGTGACCGCCGCAGTGCGGAAATGATCAAATATACGGCCAATGCCTTTTTGGCGATGAAAATTTCCTATATCAACATGATCGCCGACCTGTGTGAAAGCTTGGATGCCAACGTGGAGGATGTGGCCCGCGGGATTGGTGCCGACCATCGCATCGGCCACGCCTTTCTGCAAGCGGGAGCCGGTTACGGCGGTTCCTGTTTCCCCAAGGACACGCAAGCACTGTTGTACATGGGAGCGCAAACAGGCTGTTCCCTCCCTTTGGTCGAATCGGCCGATCAGATCAACCAACTGCGTCCCCGGAGGTTGGTGACCAAAGCCGAACGAGCGCTGGGGACGCTCAGCGGGAAACGCGTCGCCCTGCTGGGATTGACATACAAACCGCAAACCGACGATGTCCGATCAGCTCCATCCATCGCCGTCAGCCGGATGCTGTTGGAAAAAGGGGCCGAGGTGCACGCCTACGACCCCCGTGCACGCCGTTTCCCAGTCCAACAGGTTGCCATCAGTCCGGATGTCGATACGGCGGTTCGTGACGTGGACGCTGTGATGATACTGACGGAATGGGACGAATTTCGCCATATGGATTGGAAACGGTTGTTGCCGACCCTGCGGTGTCCCGTTATCATCGACGGCCGCAATCTGTATCGGCTGGAAGAGATGCGCGAGTTGGGAACAACGTATCCTCTCCATTATCTCTCTGTCGGCCGACCAGAAGTGAATACATGGAGATAG